CTCCCCTGGTTTATCGTGCGTTGTTGTTGGATCCTCTTGTTCCTGGTTCTGAGGCTGGGTGTTCTCCCCTGGTTTATCGTGCATTTTTGTTGGATCCTCTTGTTCCTGGTTCTGAGGCTGGGTGTTCTCCCCTGGTTTATCGTGCGTTGTTGTTGGGTCCTCTTGTTCCTGGTTCTGAGGCTGGGTGTTCTCCCCTGGTTTATCGTGCGTTGTTGATGGGTCCTCTTGTTCCTGGTTCTGAGGCTGGGTGTTCTGCCCTGGTTTATCGTGCGTTGTTGTTGGGTCCTCTTGTTCCTGGTTCTGAGGCTGGGTGTTCTGCCCTGGTTTATCGTGCGTTGTTGTTGGGTCCTCTTGTTCCTGGTACTGAGGCTGGGTGTTCTCCCCTGGCTTATCCTGCGTTGTTGTTGGGTCCTCTTGTTCCTGGTACTGAGGCTGGGTGTTCTCCCCTGGTTTATCGTGCGTTGTTGTTGGGTCCTCTTGTTCCTGGTTTAGGTTCAGGTCCCACATGTTTATAATGGATGTGGTGACATCTTTGCTTCCAGTTGTGGGATGACTCTCTTCTGTATTCTCTACATTCTTGATGATGAGGGTCTCCATGTTCTCTTTCTCTGGTTTGTGGATGTCCTGTGTGTGGCTGGTGTGCCAAGACACAGTACCTcccttactctctcctctctacttcagGCTGCAGGGCGAGACTGCTGGgcctctgtctgggtctctgggcCTGAACAGGCAGACGGTGCAGATCTTTCTTCACATCTTAGTCTATCATGACATCATATACAGGCCTCACTACTCTTATAATTCCTATTCTCTCGCTCAGTAAgtaactttctctctctatctctctcaaaaacactttctcgctctctgtctttctttcactctcaccGTCTCTCGCCCTAACTCTCACACCCTAAGACTGTCTCTCTGAAagtctcctctctaactctctgtccAGCTTCCTAACTCTCACACCCTAAGACTGTCTCTCTGAAagtctcctctctaactctctgtccAGCTCCCTAACTCAAGATAATGTAGTGAGAAGACAAGAACAGACCTGAGCACCGCGCCTTAGTAACTTTATCCATGTGAGTCAGCGGCAGCAGCAGGAGCCTCCT
This portion of the Oncorhynchus clarkii lewisi isolate Uvic-CL-2024 unplaced genomic scaffold, UVic_Ocla_1.0 unplaced_contig_14084_pilon_pilon, whole genome shotgun sequence genome encodes:
- the LOC139400281 gene encoding uncharacterized protein; its protein translation is METLIIKNVENTEESHPTTGSKDVTTSIINMWDLNLNQEQEDPTTTHDKPGENTQPQYQEQEDPTTTQDKPGENTQPQYQEQEDPTTTHDKPGQNTQPQNQEQEDPTTTHDKPGQNTQPQNQEQEDPSTTHDKPGENTQPQNQEQEDPTTTHDKPGENTQPQNQEQEDPTKMHDKPGENTQPQNQEQEDPTTT